TTACGATTGCCAATTCTTCCTCTGTATCGGCAAGTCGACTGTCTTTCTCTTGGAGCTGACGGCGCATCTCTTGGAGCTCGGCTTCGAGTTCCCGTACCCGATCCATACTGGCTACCGGTTCATTCTTTAGCTCCCGGTATTTCCCCATCCACTGGTGCAGCGTACTTTTCGGAATGTCCAGCTCTTGCGCGATGTCCCCTATGCTCTTCGTCTGCTCTTGAATGAACTTTACCGTTTGCTTCTTATATTCTTCGTTGTACCGTTGTCGTTTTTCTCCCATAGGGATGCACCTCCGTTGCCCTTATTATCCCTCCGTCCGTTAACTGTCGTCTACTTTCAATTCTAATCCCACTCAGTCCGCAATAAGCAGGATAGGTGTCTTTTTGGCAATATAAGAGACTCCCAGTCCGGCAATCACCCGAATTATTTATTTCATGCACCAAAAAACCGCGAAGCCGTGCTGCTGCGCGGTTTTTTGGTTGGGAATGTATGCAGCGGGCTGCCATAGGCAATTGCTATCAAGGATATTGCTTCCTTGTCTTAGACGCTCCCCGCCAAGGAAGGTTATAGTAGAAATAACTACTACATAGAGGAGTCCTGGCTTGTGATTCAGACTGTACTCACGACACTTGTTGAGGTCATCGTACCGCTGTCCATTCCGGTAGCCGCCGGAGCGCTGCTTGGACGGTATAAACAGCTCGATACGAAGCCTCTGCTGACGCTGTACCTGTATTTTCTCAGTCCGGCCATTATTCTCGACACGCTGGCTACGGCAGATATCTCCTTCGACGATGTCTATAAGACACTCTCATTCTCGCTGCTGAACCTGTTCCTCTTATGGGGCGTGGCGACGCTGATCGGCAAAATCCTCAAGCTGGCTCCGCCGGAAGCCGCCGGTCTTACGCTCATCTCCACCTTTACGAACAGCGTCAATTATGGCCTGCCGCTGGTGCTGCTGGCCTTCGGCCAGCTGGGCCTGGACAAGGCATCGGTCTACGTCATCGCCCAGATGGTGATCGTGAATACGATCGGCGTGTATTTTGCCGCCCGTTCACAGTTCTCTGTACGCAGCGCGTTGAAGTCAGTCTTCTCGCTGCCGGCCATCTACGCCGCCATTTTGGCGCTGCTGCTGCGGGCGCTGGGTCTGCATATGCCGCATGAGCTGGCCTCGGGCGTATCCATGGCCGCCGGAGCGTATTCGCCGGTAGTGCTCGCGATCCTCGGTGCGCAGATGGTGAAGGT
The sequence above is a segment of the Paenibacillus sp. FSL R7-0204 genome. Coding sequences within it:
- a CDS encoding transposase; translation: MGEKRQRYNEEYKKQTVKFIQEQTKSIGDIAQELDIPKSTLHQWMGKYRELKNEPVASMDRVRELEAELQEMRRQLQEKDSRLADTEEELAIVKKAVHIFSKPRN
- a CDS encoding AEC family transporter codes for the protein MIQTVLTTLVEVIVPLSIPVAAGALLGRYKQLDTKPLLTLYLYFLSPAIILDTLATADISFDDVYKTLSFSLLNLFLLWGVATLIGKILKLAPPEAAGLTLISTFTNSVNYGLPLVLLAFGQLGLDKASVYVIAQMVIVNTIGVYFAARSQFSVRSALKSVFSLPAIYAAILALLLRALGLHMPHELASGVSMAAGAYSPVVLAILGAQMVKVRAAHTERNVQLAFWTGLTVRLVLAPLLAALVLLALNITGPLFSVLLILASMPVAVNSVVLAERFGSSPALVSRCIVWTTLASFLVLPVLIAAVGG